A single genomic interval of Bacillus sp. es.036 harbors:
- a CDS encoding tyrosine-type recombinase/integrase: protein MGSYQRRGENSFLLVVEAGYDAKGKRKKRTKTIRITDPPLLKTKRKLENFLQQELAKFQIEIEAGEYIAPNKNLFSDFVQEWYKRYAIKELSPTVVKNYMSSLRSHILPIFGSKRIGDIKTIQIIRFLDDKATGENERKDGRPGKLSSDSIRKLYDALCNVFNRAYDWRIIKDNPMTGVKKPAVKQREMRYYTSDDLGEVFEALNQEPLMWRVYFLGALFGGFRRGELTALEWSNVLFDTNEIEIINNIVGSENGQPIIKDPKTKSSKASVVMPEWYMELLKEYKAEWLKEKESAAEYWEGSDHQYLFHKGLGSPLYFTTPTTKWSRIVEKYKLKKIRLHDLRHSMVALLMEEDNVNLPAIQKRARHSSSKITSDIYGHISKKRATQTASQFDKYAPNNNLVNKSSTN from the coding sequence ATGGGAAGTTACCAAAGACGGGGAGAGAATTCTTTTCTGTTGGTGGTAGAAGCAGGATATGATGCTAAAGGTAAACGTAAAAAACGTACCAAGACAATACGGATCACTGATCCACCTTTATTAAAAACGAAACGCAAACTAGAAAACTTCTTACAACAGGAGTTAGCAAAATTCCAGATTGAAATCGAAGCTGGTGAATACATTGCTCCTAACAAAAACTTGTTTAGTGACTTCGTTCAGGAATGGTACAAGCGTTACGCAATTAAAGAACTATCCCCCACTGTAGTTAAGAACTATATGAGCTCTTTACGAAGTCATATCCTCCCTATTTTTGGATCTAAACGAATTGGAGATATTAAAACAATTCAAATCATACGGTTTTTAGATGATAAAGCAACCGGTGAGAATGAAAGAAAAGACGGACGTCCAGGTAAACTCTCCTCTGATTCTATACGGAAACTTTATGATGCGCTTTGTAATGTATTTAATAGAGCATATGATTGGCGTATTATTAAAGACAATCCGATGACTGGTGTTAAAAAACCGGCAGTCAAACAAAGAGAAATGAGGTATTACACTAGTGATGATCTTGGAGAAGTATTTGAAGCATTGAACCAGGAACCACTGATGTGGCGTGTATATTTTTTAGGAGCTCTATTTGGTGGATTTAGAAGAGGAGAATTAACAGCTCTTGAGTGGTCAAACGTCTTATTTGATACTAATGAAATAGAGATTATAAATAACATTGTAGGTAGCGAAAACGGTCAACCTATTATTAAGGATCCCAAAACAAAATCATCTAAAGCCTCAGTCGTCATGCCTGAGTGGTACATGGAGTTATTAAAAGAGTACAAAGCTGAGTGGTTAAAGGAAAAAGAAAGCGCAGCTGAATACTGGGAAGGGAGCGATCACCAGTATCTTTTTCATAAAGGATTAGGAAGTCCACTCTATTTTACAACGCCTACAACAAAATGGAGTCGAATAGTTGAGAAATACAAATTGAAAAAAATTCGTCTTCATGACTTACGCCATAGCATGGTCGCACTTTTAATGGAAGAAGATAACGTGAATTTACCAGCCATTCAGAAACGAGCTCGTCATTCAAGTTCGAAAATCACTTCAGATATCTATGGACATATTTCTAAGAAAAGAGCTACGCAAACTGCAAGTCAATTTGATAAATATGCGCCAAATAATAATTTGGTCAACAAATCGTCAACAAACTGA
- a CDS encoding Crp/Fnr family transcriptional regulator, translating to MKDVLIQYMKRFSDLSESELRKLTIDIPVATFKKGTVLLHQGEVPNKCYFVLKGCVRLYGVDEHGNENTYNFFTEEQSVTIFNQHTPDKVSPYSLSCLEDCTLIVGDLSTEQEAYDLHPVLEELTRKMMEEDLGAMRDEFSSFISSTPEERYQNLVKKRPDLIDRVPQYQLASYLGIKPESLSRIKKRSIANLRIVD from the coding sequence ATGAAAGATGTCCTTATCCAGTATATGAAACGCTTCTCGGATCTCAGTGAATCCGAATTAAGAAAGCTAACAATCGATATTCCTGTTGCTACGTTTAAGAAAGGAACGGTCCTTTTGCATCAAGGTGAAGTCCCCAATAAATGCTATTTTGTTCTAAAAGGGTGTGTACGGCTTTACGGTGTCGATGAACATGGGAATGAGAATACGTACAATTTCTTTACGGAAGAACAGAGTGTGACGATCTTTAATCAGCATACTCCTGACAAAGTTTCTCCCTACTCTCTTAGCTGCTTGGAAGACTGTACGCTTATTGTTGGTGATTTATCGACTGAGCAGGAAGCTTACGACCTGCATCCGGTGTTAGAAGAACTGACTCGAAAAATGATGGAAGAAGATCTTGGTGCGATGAGGGATGAATTCTCCTCCTTCATTTCATCTACCCCAGAAGAGCGCTATCAGAACTTGGTGAAGAAAAGACCAGATTTAATTGATCGAGTTCCTCAGTATCAACTAGCAAGCTATCTGGGAATCAAGCCAGAATCTCTCAGCCGGATTAAGAAACGATCCATAGCTAACCTAAGGATTGTTGATTAG
- a CDS encoding DUF4386 domain-containing protein: MGLGRTTNQNMQQKAAVLSGISLLIMAVVAAFAHGYVHSSLVVDGDATTTLKNIQASQGFRLEVLGWLIIIIMDLVVSWGFYLFLKPFHAGYALLAGWLRFLYTAMLATAVSHLVVTNTIVQNSVGGTSDTVAQQVMDAITTFEAMWSFGLIIFGLHLIAVGLVAWNTIKIPKVVSFLVVLAGFSYALIHFMYHFIPQLENVTELLELILMVPMVIGELGFGIWLLVKGRKVTMD, translated from the coding sequence ATGGGGTTAGGGAGAACAACGAATCAAAACATGCAGCAGAAAGCAGCAGTCTTGTCTGGCATTTCCCTACTTATTATGGCGGTTGTAGCAGCTTTTGCTCATGGGTATGTCCACAGTTCACTAGTCGTTGACGGAGATGCGACAACGACATTAAAAAACATCCAGGCATCTCAAGGATTTCGCCTTGAGGTACTTGGATGGCTCATTATTATCATCATGGATTTAGTTGTATCATGGGGATTTTACTTATTCCTAAAGCCGTTTCATGCAGGTTACGCATTATTAGCGGGCTGGCTTCGTTTCCTTTATACAGCCATGCTAGCCACTGCGGTTTCACATCTGGTGGTAACGAACACGATTGTTCAAAATTCAGTGGGAGGTACGTCGGATACTGTGGCACAGCAAGTAATGGATGCCATCACAACTTTTGAAGCCATGTGGTCATTTGGATTAATCATTTTTGGACTTCATTTGATCGCAGTCGGACTGGTAGCATGGAATACAATCAAAATACCAAAAGTGGTTAGCTTTCTTGTCGTTCTAGCAGGCTTCAGCTACGCGCTTATTCATTTCATGTACCATTTTATCCCCCAACTTGAAAACGTTACTGAGCTACTAGAATTAATCCTTATGGTTCCCATGGTGATCGGTGAATTAGGATTTGGGATCTGGTTATTAGTAAAAGGAAGAAAAGTAACGATGGACTAA